One genomic window of Magnolia sinica isolate HGM2019 chromosome 3, MsV1, whole genome shotgun sequence includes the following:
- the LOC131239287 gene encoding probable beta-1,4-xylosyltransferase IRX10 has protein sequence MKIRMWVLRNFLVFLVFLMVGAEAIELGQKTERISGSAGDVLEDDPVGRLKVFVYELPSKYNKKILQKDPRCLTHMFAAEIYMHRFLLSSPVRTLNPDEADWFYTPVYTTCDLTPNGLPLPFKSPRMMRSAIQLISTNWPYWNRTEGADHFFVVPHDFGACFHYQEEKAIERGILHLLQRATLVQTFGQRNHVCLKEGSITIPPYAPPQKMQAHFIPPDTPRSIFVYFRGLFYDVGNDPEGGYYARGARASVWENFKDNPLFDISTEHPTTYYEDMQRAVFCLCPLGWAPWSPRLVEGVIFGCIPVIIADDIVLPFADAIPWEDIGVFVAEEDVPNLDTILTSISPEVILRKQRLLANPSMKQAMLFPQPAQPGDAFHQILNGLARKLPHDRSIYLKSGERILNWTRGPIGDLKPW, from the exons GGAGTGCGGGTGATGTGCTAGAAGATGACCCAGTTGGAAGGTTGAAGGTGTTTGTTTATGAGCTTCCGAGCAAATACAACAAGAAGATCCTTCAAAAGGACCCACGATGCCTCACGCACATGTTCGCTGCGGAGATCTACATGCATCGGTTCTTGTTGTCCAGCCCCGTACGGACTCTTAATCCTGATGAAGCCGATTGGTTTTACACGCCCGTATACACTACTTGTGACCTGACACCTAATGGGCTCCCATTGCCTTTCAAATCACCGCGGATGATGAGGAGTGCGATACAGCTGATCTCAACAAATTGGCCTTACTGGAATCGAACAGAAGGGGCGGACCACTTCTTTGTCGTTCCTCATGACTTTGGAGCATGCTTTCACTATCAA GAAGAGAAAGCCATCGAACGGGGGATTCTTCACTTGCTTCAGCGTGCCACTTTGGTTCAGACGTTCGGGCAACGGAATCATGTCTGTTTGAAGGAAGGATCGATCACGATTCCTCCGTACGCACCTCCGCAGAAGATGCAAGCTCACTTTATTCCTCCGGACACACCCCGCTCCATCTTCGTTTATTTCCGGGGTTTGTTCTATGACGTTGGAAACGACCCTGAAGGTGGTTATTATGCAAG AGGTGCGAGGGCGTCGGTGTGGGAGAACTTCAAGGACAACCCGCTTTTCGACATCTCCACAGAGCATCCGACCACGTATTATGAAGACATGCAGCGGGCCGTGTTCTGTTTGTGCccacttgggtgggccccatggagccccagATTGGTGGAAGGGGTGATCTTTGGCTGTATACCAGTAATCATAGCGGACGACATTGTCCTGCCCTTTGCGGACGCGATCCCATGGGAGGACATCGGCGTGTTCGTTGCTGAAGAGGATGTCCCCAACTTGGACACCATCCTCACGTCGATATCGCCAGAGGTGATACTGAGGAAGCAACGGCTGCTTGCCAATCCTTCAATGAAGCAGGCGATGCTGTTTCCGCAGCCTGCCCAGCCAGGCGATGCATTCCATCAGATACTGAATGGGCTGGCCCGTAAGCTGCCACACGATAGGAGCATTTACTTGAAGTCAGGTGAGAGGATTTTGAACTGGACCAGGGGCCCGATTGGCGATCTGAAACCATGGTAG